From the genome of Deltaproteobacteria bacterium, one region includes:
- a CDS encoding sigma-54-dependent Fis family transcriptional regulator — translation MEKNQILVVDDEGSMRLALSEALRRGGYAVDTAADGFDALQKFRTDRFHMVITDVKMPKMNGLDVLREIKRISPRTPVIMVTAYGTIQNAVDAMKEGASDYILKPFSYEDLESAVKRVMTTQGRGAEQGRGTLGSVRSKSRTIVTQNREMQKLLELARNIAPSNATVLIQGESGTGKELLARFIFENSPRRDKPFVAINCAAVPENLLESELFGHEKGSFTGAVSQRIGKFEMAHHGTILLDEIGEMSLQLQAKLLRVLQEFELDRIGGKGPISIDVRVIATTNEDLHRAVAEGRFREDLFYRLNVIPLTLPPLRERKEDIPLLVDHFLKKIAERGGPRREVVISQEGRALLLKYDWKGNVRELENFVERAALVCEDGVIYPRHFFLDGTVKPRTESRGVPVGSTLKEMERQLILKTLEEVEGNRTRAAKVLGISIRTLRNKLNEYRAEAGEKGEKFA, via the coding sequence ATGGAAAAAAACCAGATTCTCGTTGTGGATGACGAAGGAAGCATGAGGCTGGCCCTTTCCGAGGCGCTGAGACGGGGGGGATACGCCGTCGATACTGCGGCGGACGGCTTTGATGCTCTTCAGAAGTTCAGGACGGACCGGTTCCATATGGTCATCACGGACGTGAAGATGCCGAAAATGAACGGTCTCGATGTTCTCAGGGAGATAAAGCGGATATCTCCGAGAACACCGGTCATCATGGTGACGGCTTACGGAACGATTCAGAACGCCGTAGATGCGATGAAGGAGGGTGCCTCGGACTACATCCTCAAACCCTTCTCCTATGAAGACCTGGAGTCGGCTGTGAAACGGGTGATGACCACTCAGGGACGGGGAGCGGAACAGGGGCGTGGCACACTCGGTTCGGTCCGGTCAAAGAGCCGGACTATTGTGACTCAGAACCGAGAGATGCAGAAGCTCCTGGAATTGGCCAGAAACATCGCTCCCAGCAACGCCACCGTTCTGATTCAAGGGGAGAGCGGGACTGGAAAGGAACTCCTGGCCAGATTCATCTTCGAAAACAGTCCCAGACGCGACAAGCCCTTTGTGGCGATAAACTGTGCGGCCGTTCCCGAGAACCTTCTTGAGAGTGAACTCTTCGGTCACGAGAAGGGCTCCTTTACCGGAGCGGTGAGCCAGAGAATCGGAAAGTTTGAGATGGCCCACCACGGGACCATCCTTCTCGATGAAATCGGGGAGATGAGCCTTCAACTCCAGGCAAAGCTCTTGAGAGTCCTTCAGGAGTTCGAGCTGGATCGCATCGGTGGAAAGGGACCTATCAGTATCGATGTCCGTGTGATCGCCACCACCAACGAGGATCTCCACCGGGCCGTAGCGGAAGGCAGGTTTAGAGAGGACCTCTTCTACCGGCTCAACGTGATCCCCTTGACTCTTCCACCTCTCAGGGAGAGGAAGGAGGACATCCCCCTGCTGGTGGATCACTTTTTGAAGAAGATAGCCGAGAGGGGCGGGCCGAGGAGAGAGGTCGTCATATCCCAGGAGGGCCGGGCTCTGCTGCTCAAATACGATTGGAAGGGCAACGTGAGGGAGTTGGAGAATTTTGTTGAACGGGCGGCTCTCGTCTGCGAAGACGGGGTTATCTACCCGAGACACTTTTTTCTCGACGGGACCGTGAAACCGCGGACAGAGTCGCGTGGGGTACCGGTGGGTTCGACACTAAAGGAGATGGAGAGACAGCTCATCCTCAAGACCCTGGAGGAGGTGGAAGGCAACCGGACTCGTGCGGCAAAAGTTCTGGGTATCAGCATCAGGACGCTGAGAAACAAGCTGAACGAATACAGGGCCGAGGCAGGTGAGAAGGGGGAAAAATTTGCCTAG
- the flgB gene encoding flagellar basal body rod protein FlgB codes for MDIFDNTILLLREALNLRSARHEILAANIANGDTPGYRALDLAFEKELREAWVSSKGIALVKTNPRHISSALSPLSVAGRIEVGRPVSMGMDQNSVDMDREMVKLAENSLMYEATVQMLIKKFRYLKDAIREGR; via the coding sequence ATGGATATTTTTGACAACACCATCTTACTTCTGAGAGAGGCTCTCAATCTGCGGTCGGCCCGCCATGAGATACTTGCCGCCAATATCGCCAACGGAGACACCCCAGGCTACAGGGCTCTGGACCTGGCCTTTGAGAAGGAACTCCGCGAGGCATGGGTCTCCTCAAAGGGGATTGCACTTGTCAAGACCAATCCGAGGCATATCTCCTCTGCCCTGTCTCCCCTGTCCGTGGCCGGTCGAATCGAAGTCGGAAGGCCGGTGTCCATGGGGATGGATCAGAACTCCGTCGATATGGACCGGGAGATGGTGAAGCTGGCCGAGAACAGCCTGATGTATGAGGCCACGGTTCAGATGTTGATAAAGAAGTTTCGATATCTCAAAGATGCCATCCGAGAGGGGAGGTAG
- the flgC gene encoding flagellar basal body rod protein FlgC, whose amino-acid sequence MDFFDSLDISASGLVAQRVRMNVIASNLANVETTRTAQGGPYRRQDVVFRAVPLSPSFGEAFRHALDGRLSEVEVVDIVTDRRPPKRLYAPSHPDADASGYVAVPNINVIEEMVNMLSATRSYEANVTAIQSAKSMALRALEIAR is encoded by the coding sequence ATGGACTTCTTTGATTCCCTGGACATCAGCGCGTCTGGTCTTGTTGCCCAGAGGGTTAGGATGAACGTGATAGCCTCGAACCTCGCCAACGTGGAGACGACCCGGACCGCTCAGGGGGGGCCGTACAGGAGGCAGGACGTGGTCTTCCGGGCTGTTCCCCTGTCCCCTTCGTTCGGTGAAGCGTTCAGGCATGCCCTGGACGGGCGGCTATCCGAGGTCGAGGTAGTCGACATTGTGACGGACCGGAGACCACCCAAGAGGCTGTATGCCCCGAGCCACCCCGATGCGGACGCCTCGGGGTACGTGGCCGTTCCAAACATCAATGTCATCGAAGAGATGGTCAACATGCTATCGGCCACCCGGTCCTATGAGGCCAACGTGACGGCCATCCAGTCGGCCAAGAGCATGGCCTTGAGGGCCCTGGAGATAGCAAGATAG
- the fliE gene encoding flagellar hook-basal body complex protein FliE — protein sequence MRIHPSQTVAGKPLKRGQEPARGEKSFGQILKESIEEVNRLQGAADHAIEELTVGGTKNIHETMIALEKAEISFKLMLQVRNKILEAYHEVMRMNV from the coding sequence ATGAGGATTCATCCCTCCCAGACAGTGGCTGGAAAGCCCCTGAAAAGGGGGCAGGAACCTGCCAGAGGAGAGAAGTCCTTCGGGCAGATTCTCAAGGAGTCGATCGAGGAGGTCAATCGGCTCCAGGGAGCCGCGGACCATGCAATCGAGGAACTGACCGTGGGAGGGACCAAGAACATCCATGAGACCATGATCGCCCTGGAAAAGGCCGAGATCTCTTTCAAGCTCATGCTCCAGGTGCGGAACAAGATCCTCGAAGCCTACCACGAGGTGATGCGGATGAACGTGTAA
- the fliF gene encoding flagellar M-ring protein FliF — protein MASPGQFFSRLTHGFKGLSPIQRVIFVLVVGGGLIGVILLGVWANRPEYGLLYSKLSEKDAASVVSKLKEMKIPYRLEGGGHSILVPSDKIYETRLQLAAGGLPEGGGVGFEIFDKTNFGMTEFVQRLNYQRALQGELSRTITEFPEVETCRVHLSIPKKSLFVEDQEDARASVILKLKQGRSLNLNQVRGIIHLVASSAERLRPENITVVDTEGRVLSEGGDSDPLARLGQSQLEFQNNLERALEKRVQSMLEKALGPNRAIVRASVDLDFKQIEETEETFDPEAPVVRSEQRSEEKTRGGYPGSSGIPGVRSNVPPGQGPVRTAGSSSFQKINETINYEINRKTRRIVQPTGRIKKLSVAVLLDGSYQKVKGKDGSIVSKYVPRTAEEMKRYESIVKKAVGYNADRGDQVEVANISFQRMTTGDEQPDPWVGLERQRFLSGLIRHVVTLLSLVLFFVLILRPMVRWLTERQGELEARQMLPHRVEELQAGVPRLAGPEESPNRQKLIELATADQERFARMVEAWLE, from the coding sequence ATGGCTTCACCAGGGCAGTTCTTCAGTCGATTGACCCATGGCTTCAAGGGCCTTTCTCCTATCCAGAGGGTGATCTTCGTCCTCGTGGTAGGTGGAGGATTGATCGGTGTGATTCTCCTGGGTGTCTGGGCCAATAGGCCGGAATATGGTCTTCTCTATTCCAAGCTTTCCGAGAAGGACGCGGCCAGTGTGGTCTCAAAGCTGAAGGAGATGAAGATCCCGTATCGTTTGGAAGGGGGCGGCCATTCGATTCTTGTTCCCTCGGACAAGATCTATGAAACCCGGCTCCAGCTCGCGGCCGGCGGGCTCCCCGAGGGAGGAGGGGTCGGCTTTGAGATCTTTGACAAGACGAACTTCGGGATGACCGAGTTTGTTCAGCGGCTGAACTACCAGCGGGCTCTCCAGGGAGAACTCTCCAGGACGATCACCGAGTTCCCGGAGGTTGAGACATGCAGGGTCCATCTCTCCATTCCCAAGAAGTCCCTCTTTGTGGAAGACCAGGAAGATGCCAGAGCCTCGGTGATCCTCAAACTCAAACAGGGGAGAAGTCTCAATCTCAACCAGGTCAGGGGGATCATACATCTCGTCGCGAGCAGTGCCGAGCGGCTCAGGCCGGAAAACATCACCGTTGTCGACACCGAGGGGCGTGTCCTCTCGGAGGGAGGAGACTCGGACCCTCTGGCCCGGTTGGGCCAGTCCCAACTGGAGTTTCAGAACAACCTGGAGCGTGCCCTCGAGAAGAGGGTCCAGTCCATGCTGGAGAAAGCCTTGGGGCCGAATCGGGCCATTGTCAGGGCTTCGGTGGATCTTGATTTCAAACAGATAGAGGAGACCGAAGAGACCTTCGACCCGGAGGCGCCTGTGGTGAGAAGCGAACAGCGGTCAGAGGAGAAGACCAGGGGTGGATATCCGGGGTCATCGGGAATTCCGGGTGTGCGCTCAAACGTCCCCCCTGGGCAGGGACCTGTCCGGACGGCGGGCTCCTCAAGCTTCCAGAAAATCAACGAGACCATAAACTACGAGATCAACCGCAAGACCCGACGGATTGTTCAACCCACCGGCCGGATCAAGAAGCTCTCCGTTGCTGTCCTGCTCGACGGATCATATCAGAAGGTGAAAGGGAAGGACGGCAGCATCGTTTCCAAGTATGTTCCCCGGACGGCCGAGGAGATGAAACGTTACGAGAGCATCGTGAAGAAAGCCGTGGGATACAATGCGGACCGGGGCGACCAAGTGGAGGTGGCCAATATCTCCTTTCAAAGGATGACCACAGGGGATGAGCAGCCGGACCCCTGGGTCGGGCTGGAGAGACAGCGATTCCTGTCGGGCCTCATCCGCCACGTTGTTACGCTCCTCTCTCTGGTGCTCTTCTTCGTTCTGATCCTGAGACCCATGGTGAGGTGGCTCACCGAAAGGCAAGGGGAGCTTGAAGCACGGCAGATGCTTCCCCACCGGGTTGAAGAACTCCAGGCCGGTGTTCCCCGTCTTGCCGGCCCGGAGGAATCCCCGAATCGTCAAAAACTGATCGAACTGGCCACGGCTGACCAAGAGAGA